In Xenorhabdus griffiniae, the genomic window GCTTGATGGACAAGGGAATCCATTTCCTCTATTACACATGAAACTAAATAGAGTTTTAAAATGAGATGCATGTGATATCTCCCCTTTTCGCGGGGGGAGATATAAGACTCATCTTGAAAAGCGATTGGTATAATCCATAAATAAGATAACTATATATACCAATCTAACTTCAATATGCGTGTGATTTATTCCCGCGAAGCGGGAAAAAATCAGGTTTCATAGAGTATTGTAAATTGCAACTTGAAGTTTAATGTGTATAGAATAAAATAAAAATATTATTTAAAGCGTTATTTATTAAATAATAATAGGTATTATTTAATAAAAATGATATACCAATCTAACTTCAAGAATAACACTCTTTACTATAAATAAAATTAAAGTAAATGCATATTTTGCAAACATATGGGTGGAATTTGATAAATCAATGATATAATGCCATCTTGTCTATTCCCATCACCTTTCAAGTTACAGCTTTGCTGGCTACGTCCATATCTCTTAGTCACGTAGTTATAAACACAGAGTTCGCTCTGCTCTTGGGGATTTACCCTTTTGCCACTGTGCTGCAACTTGAAATCTAGTGGATATAAATATTTTTTACTTTTGTTGAGCTTGAGTTAATGAGTTACTTACAGCAACCTACGTCTTCAGGAATAAAGCTATTTACTGATCTTGTCGGAAAACGTATTATCCTAGGGGAACTCTGGTATTCTTCCGGTACCCGCACTAAATTTGCACTACGCAGCCTTCTGACTCCCATTTCAACATTAAAACTGTTGAATGGCATTACCAGAACGCCTCATTATCTAGATATTCTGAAAAAACAACCCAGTTGGCCTTGTAAATTACATCGTCCATACTTAAGCATTAATTTTAAGCGCAACCAGATTGTCGGCGCTCTGAATGATCATTATCAAATATTATTCAAACAGTTAGAATCTACTGTTATTAATCGGATTTTTTCTGTTCATACTTATTTACTGGCAACCATTCAAGGGAAAAATGAAACTTTTCTGATATATATTGATGCACTGGACAACCTGAATAAAGAAGGTGAACTCTCTCTCTATATTACTACTGCGGAGAATGTTACTCTGGCCAAGTGTGCATTCACTTTATTAACGATTGATGGCAAACAGACACTCTTTATTGGTGCACTACAAGGGCCAACTAAAGGAGATAATTCTCTGGAGATTATCCGCCATGCAACTAAAGAGTGTTATGGCTTATTCCCTAAACGCTTGTTGATTGAGGCTATTTGTCGTTTTGCTGATCATATGAATTGTGAACAGATCCAAGCAGCCAGTAACGAAACTCATATCTATCGTAGCATCCGTTATTGGCATAAAAAGAAAAATAAGATGGTGGCCGATTACAATTCTTTCTGGGAATCGCTAAATGGCATCAGAAAGGAAAATAATGATTTCCATTTGCCATCATGCATAGAAAGAAAATCGTTGGATGAGATCCCCAGTAAAAAACGCGCCGAATATCGCCGCCGCTATCAATTACTGGATGATCTGGAAAACGATATCAAGGCATCCCTGACAACCGACTGATTTCCTGTCAAAAAATATCAATTATGCCCTCAACGTGGCTTCGTCATTAACCATGTAAGATGCGTTTTAATGGCGGGCCATTCATTGAACAGAATGCTATAAACGCAAGTATCCCTTATTGAACCATCTTTGGCTCGCAGGTGATGACGCAAAATCCCATCCAGTTTTGCTCCCAATCGTTCAATCGCCTTGCGGCTTTGATGGTTTAAAAAATGGGTACGGAGTTCCACGGCAACGCATTCCAGTTCCTCAAATGCATACTGCAACAGTAAAAACTTGGCTTCCGTATTAATCGCTGTGCGTTGGACAGAATGCGCATACCATGTAGAACCAATTTCCAATCTGGGAATATTCGCATCAATATTCATATAAGTTGTCATGCCAACCGCTATCCCCGTTGCATTGTTGATGACAGCAAAAGGTAACATGCTGCCCTTGCCATGCAGGGTTAAACGACGTTCAATTTCCGCCTGGACATTTGCAGGATCAGGCACACTGGCATACCACAGCTTATGTAACTGCCCATCCTCAATAGCACGAACAAATTCATCATGTCTGTCATGTGATAAAGGTATTAAAGTCACACTTTTTCCGGTTAACGTCACCCAATCTGTTATTTTTCCCATAATTACATCTCTCCCCACTTATTTCTCTCACACCTGTTTCCTGCCAAGGCTTAATTATTCATCATTCCGTAAGAATATATTCACAGTATGCACCGTTAAAAACATGAGACAATCATAAATAAGAGGAATTTCTCGCCTCAATAGATTTTCATTAAGGGACGATTGAAGCTCTATTTCATGATATTTGTCACAATCAATTAACAAAGTGGTTCCAATAATGGCGGAACTGTCTACATTTAATCATCATCTCATCCGACCACTTAGCCTATTTAGATTCATACGGAAAACAATAATATTTCTTGAGCTACCAAATATTTGATGGAGAATGCAATGAGCAATTACCCTCACCTGCTTGCACCGCTGGATTTGGGCTTTACCACATTAAAAAACCGTGTATTGATGGGTTCAATGCACACGGGGCTTGAAGAACATCCCGACGGTGCCCAACGTTTGGCCCAATTTTATGCAGAACGGGCAGCGGGAGGCGTCGCACTGATTGTGACCGGCGGTATCGCACCAAACCCGCAAGGCGTTGTTGCGGCGGGAGCAAGTATCCTGAATAGTGAAGCTCACCTGCCTCATCACCAGCTTATTACAGAAGCGGTACATCAGGCAGGGGGAAAAATTGCTTTACAAATCCTGCATGCCGGACGCTACAGCTATCAGAAAAATTCTGTTGCACCTTCAGCCATTCAAGCTCCGATTAACCCCTTTATGCCGAAAGAAATGTCTGAGAATGACATCCGGCAGACAATCAAGGATTTTGCCTACTGTGCGCAACTGGCACAACAAGCCG contains:
- a CDS encoding VirK/YbjX family protein, with amino-acid sequence MSYLQQPTSSGIKLFTDLVGKRIILGELWYSSGTRTKFALRSLLTPISTLKLLNGITRTPHYLDILKKQPSWPCKLHRPYLSINFKRNQIVGALNDHYQILFKQLESTVINRIFSVHTYLLATIQGKNETFLIYIDALDNLNKEGELSLYITTAENVTLAKCAFTLLTIDGKQTLFIGALQGPTKGDNSLEIIRHATKECYGLFPKRLLIEAICRFADHMNCEQIQAASNETHIYRSIRYWHKKKNKMVADYNSFWESLNGIRKENNDFHLPSCIERKSLDEIPSKKRAEYRRRYQLLDDLENDIKASLTTD
- a CDS encoding GNAT family N-acetyltransferase, producing the protein MGKITDWVTLTGKSVTLIPLSHDRHDEFVRAIEDGQLHKLWYASVPDPANVQAEIERRLTLHGKGSMLPFAVINNATGIAVGMTTYMNIDANIPRLEIGSTWYAHSVQRTAINTEAKFLLLQYAFEELECVAVELRTHFLNHQSRKAIERLGAKLDGILRHHLRAKDGSIRDTCVYSILFNEWPAIKTHLTWLMTKPR